The segment TAAAAGAGACTTGTTCTTATGAATTAAATTGCTTACTTCATCAAGTTTTTCTATCACGCCAAAGAAATTGGGCGTTTGAACTATAACTGCAGCCACTTCTGTACTCAGCTTGCTTTCAAGATCTTCAACATCAATCTGGCCTTCTTTATATCCTACTTCTGTGATCCTGTATCCCCTGAATCTACCATAAGTATTTAATACTTCTTTGCTTTCCGGGTGTAGTGACCTGGCAATAAGGAGTTCGCTTCTTCCTGTCGTACTGCAAGCCATCATAGCAGCTTCCGCAACCGCTGTAGCCCCGTCATATACTGAAGCATTTGATACATCCATCCCGGTTAATTCACATATCATTGTTTGATACTCAAATATTCCCTGCAGGGTACCCTGACTTATTTCAGGTTGATAGGGAGTATATGAAGTGTAGAATTCCTGCCTGCTCAGCAAATTCCACACTATACTGGGTATATAGTGGTCATAACATCCGGCTCCAAGGAAACAAATGTAATCATTAAGATTACCGTTTTTTTTGGACAGGTTGCGCATATGTTTCAGTAACTCATGTTCGTCTAAAGGGGCCGGAATATCCAGTTTTCTATTTAATTTTACATTCTCCGGAACATCACTGAAAAGCTGGTCAACCGATTCCAGTCCAAGATCCTGCAACATTTCCTTTTGCTGGAATTCTGTAATAGGAATATATCTCGACATTTTTATCCCTCCGCCATGCAGAACTTGGCATATTCATCTTCATCCATGAGTTCATCTATTTCTGCAGGATTATCTAATTCCAAAAGGGCAATCCAGCTTTCATAAGGTTCTTCATTTATTTTCTCAGGATTGTCAACAAGTTCTTGATTTACTTCTATAACAGTTCCGGAAACGGGAGAATAAATGTCTGATGCTGTCTTTACTGACTCAACAACTCCTATAATATCCATGGCATTAAACTTAGCTCCAACCTCCGGCAACTCGACATAAACAATATCTCCCAGTGAAAGCTGAGCATAATTGCTTATACCGATATATGCCTTATTACCTTCAACTCTTACCCATTCATGCTCTTTTGAGTACCTTAACCCTTTAAATGTTTTCATAATTTTACCTCCTATGAACTCTTATTTCTTGTATTTTTTTGAATAAAAAGGAATTTTTATAATACAAGCCTGTATTGGTTTATTTCTGATTACAACGTCAATAGTATTCCCTATTTCAGCATATTCACTGCTAATAAGTGCCAATCCAAGGTTTTTCTTTAAGGAAGGAGAATAACTTCCGCTTGTTACATGGCCAACTCTTACACCATTTACCTGAACTTCATAACCGTTTCTTGGTATCCCCCGCCCAATCATTTCAAAACCAACTAATTTTCTTTTCAATCCATCTTCAATTTGCTGTTTTAATGCAGCTTTTCCTATGAAATCTGCCTTTTCTGTTTTAACAAATCTTTTCAGTCCAGCTTCCAAAGGTGATATTTCTGCTGATATTTCATGTCCATAGAGAGATAAGGCGGCTTCAAAACGCAAGGTATCCCTGGCACCTAATCCGGCCGGAACCAAACCTTCATCTTTCCCTTCATCGAGCAATATATTCCACATCTCTACTGCTTTAGAGGGCTCCAGGTATATTT is part of the Clostridiaceae bacterium genome and harbors:
- a CDS encoding aminomethyl-transferring glycine dehydrogenase subunit GcvPA; the protein is MSRYIPITEFQQKEMLQDLGLESVDQLFSDVPENVKLNRKLDIPAPLDEHELLKHMRNLSKKNGNLNDYICFLGAGCYDHYIPSIVWNLLSRQEFYTSYTPYQPEISQGTLQGIFEYQTMICELTGMDVSNASVYDGATAVAEAAMMACSTTGRSELLIARSLHPESKEVLNTYGRFRGYRITEVGYKEGQIDVEDLESKLSTEVAAVIVQTPNFFGVIEKLDEVSNLIHKNKSLLIVSVDPISLGLLKPPGEYGADIVVGEGQSMGNFPSFGGPYLGFLSATKALMRKMPGRIVGETTDNEGKRGFVLTLQAREQHIRREKATSNICSNQSLNAMAAAIYLTTLGKKGIKEVAMLCLQKSHYAMNQLIATGKFVPVFKAPFFKEFTVKSTLPVKDINKELLNKKIIGGFEIEKDYPEFSDCMLLAVTEKRTKEEIDLMVETIKGIEQRR
- the gcvH gene encoding glycine cleavage system protein GcvH; protein product: MKTFKGLRYSKEHEWVRVEGNKAYIGISNYAQLSLGDIVYVELPEVGAKFNAMDIIGVVESVKTASDIYSPVSGTVIEVNQELVDNPEKINEEPYESWIALLELDNPAEIDELMDEDEYAKFCMAEG